A genomic region of Columba livia isolate bColLiv1 breed racing homer chromosome 24, bColLiv1.pat.W.v2, whole genome shotgun sequence contains the following coding sequences:
- the LOC102084642 gene encoding G protein-activated inward rectifier potassium channel 4 isoform X1: protein MRTPGLSPRRGTAMVLPCARNSLGRPAPEETRSRSNSVPPAHVPTAKHMLAYLPRPPTDTSGYGTFRQKPELPAAPAVLAEDNRQQTGAAAAERSAPMPNYLSPPHHGGVVPGEPALPSRGSMAAQHCPGDLPRCPVGTRGYPQQALSVPSIPGAVRGKSRSSTATVPEGLQSRRRRLRDEDGPVVQAGKRQRQRYVTKVGKCQVNLGNIQEKKRFLSDIFTTIVDLKYRWFLFVFMMCYIVTWVAFGTVYFFDAWARGDIWHRGDPEWRACIENVDSFVSALLFSVESQRTIGYGSRMVTANCAEGVILLMAQSIVGSMIDALMVGCMFVKISRPKKRAQTLIFSKNCVVSRRDEKLCLMFRVGDLRDSHMVDAKIRAKLIKSRQTAEGEFIPLEQSELNLGYDTGEDRLFLVEPQIICHVINRHSPFWDMSAESLRREQFEIIVILEGIVEATGEWARGVGWGELPVSGPGEAVDPSLEPESRDDVPSPHLVHRGRDPLGVPLRALHVPGERRLPRGLRPL from the exons ATGAG GACCCCGGGGCTGAGCCCCCGTCGCGGCACCGCCATGGTGCTGCCCTGCGCCCGCAACAGCCTCGGCCGCCCGGCGCCCGAGGAGACCCGCAGCCGCAGCAACTCGGTGCCCCCGGCGCACGTCCCCACCGCCAAGCACATGCTGGCCTACCTGCCGCGGCCGCCCACCGACACCAGTGGCTACGGCACCTTCCGGCAGAAG CCCGAGCTCCCGGCCGCCCCCGCGGTGCTGGCAGAGGACAACCGCCAGCAAACCGGTGCTGCGGCTGCCGAGAGAAGCGCCCCGATGCCAAACTACCTGTCCCCGCCCCACCACGGTGGCGTCGTCCCCGGCGAGCCGGCCCTGCCAAGCCGCGGCAGCATGGCCGCCCAGCACTGTCCCGGCGACCTGCCCCGGTGCCCGGTGGGCACCCGCGGGTACCCACAGCAGGCGCTGAGCGTGCCCAGCATCCCCGGCGCAGTGCGCggcaagagccgcagcagcacCGCCACTGTGCCGGAGGGGCTGCAGAGCCGGCGCCGCCGGCTGCGGGACGAGGACGGGCCCGTGGTGCAGGCGGGCaagcggcagcggcagcgctaCGTCACCAAGGTGGGAAAGTGCCAGGTGAACCTGGGCAACATCCAGGAGAAGAAGCGGTTCCTCTCGGACATCTTCACCACCATCGTGGACCTCAAGTACCGCTGGTTCCTCTTCGTCTTCATGATGTGCTACATTGTCACCTGGGTGGCCTTCGGCACCGTCTACTTCTTCGACGCCTGGGCACGGGGCGACATCTGGCACCGCGGCGATCCCGAGTGGCGGGCGTGCATCGAGAACGTGGACAGCTTCGTCTCCGCGCTGCTCTTCTCGGTGGAGAGCCAGCGCACCATCGGCTATGGTTCCCGCATGGTGACGGCCAACTGCGCCGAGGGCGTCATCCTGCTGATGGCCCAGTCCATCGTGGGCTCCATGATCGACGCCCTCATGGTGGGCTGCATGTTTGTTAAGATCTCCCGGCCCAAGAAGCGCGCCCAGACCCTCATCTTCAGCAAGAACTGCGTGGTGTCCCGCCGCGACGAGAAGCTCTGCCTGATGTTCCGCGTGGGGGACCTGCGGGACAGCCACATGGTGGACGCCAAGATCCGCGCCAAGCTGATCAAGTCGCGGCAGACGGCCGAGGGGGAGTTCATCCCGCTGGAGCAGTCGGAGCTGAACCTGGGCTACGACACGGGCGAGGACCGGCTGTTCCTGGTGGAGCCCCAGATCATCTGCCACGTCATCAACCGCCACAGCCCCTTCTGGGACATGTCGGCCGAGTCGCTGCGCCGGGAGCAGTTTGAGATCATTGTCATCCTCGAGGGCATCGTGGAGGCCACAGGCGAGTGGGCCAGGGGGGTCGGGTGGGGTGAGCTGCCAGTCTCTGGTCCTGGAGAGGCGGTGGACCCCAGCTTGGAGCCAGAGTCCAG GGATGACGTGCCAAGCCCGCACCTCGTACACAGAGGACGAGATCCTCTGGGGGTACCGCTTCGAGCCCTGCATGTCCCTGGAGAAAGGCGCCTTCCACGTGGACTACGGCCGCTTTGA
- the CLDN25 gene encoding putative claudin-25, protein MAGSWRTVAQAAGMLLAVLGWVSSCVTTFVPLWKSLNLELNELEVWSMGLWQVCIAHEEGAVECRAHGSFLALPPALRVARLLMCFSDGLGLLGCALAAPGLRGWSCCHDKPALKRRLLCAGGAALGVAGMATLAPVSWVAYNTVLDFWDDTVPDIVPRWEFGEATFLGWFAGASLATGGLLLAGSASTPGTAMPPAPACRQPPAARGPARGHPPHPKNADLVI, encoded by the coding sequence ATGGCCGGGAGCTGGCGCACCGTGGCGCAGGcggcagggatgctgctggccGTGCTGGGCTGGGTCTCCTCCTGCGTCACCACCTTCGTGCCGCTCTGGAAGAGCCTCAACCTGGAGCTGAACGAGCTGGAGGTGTGGAGCATGGGGCTGTGGCAGGTCTGCATCGCCCACGAGGAGGGCGCGGTGGAGTGCCGAGCCCACGGCTCCTTCCTGGCGCTGCCGCCGGCGCTGCGCGTCGCCCGGCTCCTCATGTGCTTCTCCgacgggctggggctgctgggctgcgCCCTGGCCGCGCCGGGGCTGCgcggctggagctgctgccacgACAAGCCGGCACTGAAGCGGCGGCTCCTGTGTGCCGGGGGAGCGGCGCTCGGCGTGGCGGGGATGGCCACGCTGGCGCCGGTCTCCTGGGTCGCCTACAACACTGTCCTTGACTTCTGGGACGACACGGTGCCCGACATCGTGCCGCGCTGGGAGTTCGGGGAGGCCACGTTCCTGGGCTGGTTTGCCGGAGCCTCGCTGGCCACGGGTGGGCTGCTCCTGgccggcagtgccagcacccCCGGGACGGCGATGCCGCCAGCCCCCGCTTGCCGCCAGCCCCCCGCCGCGCGGGGCCCGGCCCGCGGCCACCCCCCGCACCCCAAAAACGCAGACCTGGTCATCTAG
- the LOC102084642 gene encoding G protein-activated inward rectifier potassium channel 4 isoform X2 — MRTPGLSPRRGTAMVLPCARNSLGRPAPEETRSRSNSVPPAHVPTAKHMLAYLPRPPTDTSGYGTFRQKPELPAAPAVLAEDNRQQTGAAAAERSAPMPNYLSPPHHGGVVPGEPALPSRGSMAAQHCPGDLPRCPVGTRGYPQQALSVPSIPGAVRGKSRSSTATVPEGLQSRRRRLRDEDGPVVQAGKRQRQRYVTKVGKCQVNLGNIQEKKRFLSDIFTTIVDLKYRWFLFVFMMCYIVTWVAFGTVYFFDAWARGDIWHRGDPEWRACIENVDSFVSALLFSVESQRTIGYGSRMVTANCAEGVILLMAQSIVGSMIDALMVGCMFVKISRPKKRAQTLIFSKNCVVSRRDEKLCLMFRVGDLRDSHMVDAKIRAKLIKSRQTAEGEFIPLEQSELNLGYDTGEDRLFLVEPQIICHVINRHSPFWDMSAESLRREQFEIIVILEGIVEATGMTCQARTSYTEDEILWGYRFEPCMSLEKGAFHVDYGRFDMTFEVQTPAASAKELQELRELEQERSTLSLCWDQLLQPCAAGTAHRDAAVTGTSGPGARGGPA, encoded by the exons ATGAG GACCCCGGGGCTGAGCCCCCGTCGCGGCACCGCCATGGTGCTGCCCTGCGCCCGCAACAGCCTCGGCCGCCCGGCGCCCGAGGAGACCCGCAGCCGCAGCAACTCGGTGCCCCCGGCGCACGTCCCCACCGCCAAGCACATGCTGGCCTACCTGCCGCGGCCGCCCACCGACACCAGTGGCTACGGCACCTTCCGGCAGAAG CCCGAGCTCCCGGCCGCCCCCGCGGTGCTGGCAGAGGACAACCGCCAGCAAACCGGTGCTGCGGCTGCCGAGAGAAGCGCCCCGATGCCAAACTACCTGTCCCCGCCCCACCACGGTGGCGTCGTCCCCGGCGAGCCGGCCCTGCCAAGCCGCGGCAGCATGGCCGCCCAGCACTGTCCCGGCGACCTGCCCCGGTGCCCGGTGGGCACCCGCGGGTACCCACAGCAGGCGCTGAGCGTGCCCAGCATCCCCGGCGCAGTGCGCggcaagagccgcagcagcacCGCCACTGTGCCGGAGGGGCTGCAGAGCCGGCGCCGCCGGCTGCGGGACGAGGACGGGCCCGTGGTGCAGGCGGGCaagcggcagcggcagcgctaCGTCACCAAGGTGGGAAAGTGCCAGGTGAACCTGGGCAACATCCAGGAGAAGAAGCGGTTCCTCTCGGACATCTTCACCACCATCGTGGACCTCAAGTACCGCTGGTTCCTCTTCGTCTTCATGATGTGCTACATTGTCACCTGGGTGGCCTTCGGCACCGTCTACTTCTTCGACGCCTGGGCACGGGGCGACATCTGGCACCGCGGCGATCCCGAGTGGCGGGCGTGCATCGAGAACGTGGACAGCTTCGTCTCCGCGCTGCTCTTCTCGGTGGAGAGCCAGCGCACCATCGGCTATGGTTCCCGCATGGTGACGGCCAACTGCGCCGAGGGCGTCATCCTGCTGATGGCCCAGTCCATCGTGGGCTCCATGATCGACGCCCTCATGGTGGGCTGCATGTTTGTTAAGATCTCCCGGCCCAAGAAGCGCGCCCAGACCCTCATCTTCAGCAAGAACTGCGTGGTGTCCCGCCGCGACGAGAAGCTCTGCCTGATGTTCCGCGTGGGGGACCTGCGGGACAGCCACATGGTGGACGCCAAGATCCGCGCCAAGCTGATCAAGTCGCGGCAGACGGCCGAGGGGGAGTTCATCCCGCTGGAGCAGTCGGAGCTGAACCTGGGCTACGACACGGGCGAGGACCGGCTGTTCCTGGTGGAGCCCCAGATCATCTGCCACGTCATCAACCGCCACAGCCCCTTCTGGGACATGTCGGCCGAGTCGCTGCGCCGGGAGCAGTTTGAGATCATTGTCATCCTCGAGGGCATCGTGGAGGCCACAG GGATGACGTGCCAAGCCCGCACCTCGTACACAGAGGACGAGATCCTCTGGGGGTACCGCTTCGAGCCCTGCATGTCCCTGGAGAAAGGCGCCTTCCACGTGGACTACGGCCGCTTTGACATGACCTTCGAGGTGCAGACGCCGGCGGCCAGCGccaaggagctgcaggagctgcgggagctggagcaggagcgcTCCACgctcagcctctgctgggaccagctcctgcagccctgcgCCGCGGGCACCGCGCACCGGGACGCGGCTGTCACCGGGACCAGCGGCCCCGGGGCGCGGGGGGGCCCGGCCTGA